One genomic segment of Pseudorasbora parva isolate DD20220531a chromosome 6, ASM2467924v1, whole genome shotgun sequence includes these proteins:
- the kcna10a gene encoding potassium voltage-gated channel subfamily A member 10, which yields MTVQAGRIEVALVDFDSMENNDDGMDNGVDNFNDPDYPNEMTALTVEIPEFGPGSTYCNAAKVSPYKEKTPYNMEAPQSPVLPPHTKRGRASCASLISNWKLLVNSEGTQSETIFSRLAKECYEDLFVDKRALDDGDQKVIINIAGLRFETRLRTLNQFPDTLLGDPMKRMGYFDPMRNEYFFDRNRPSFDGILYYYQSGGKIRRPANVPLDVFSDEINFYELGQEAMDQFREEEGFIKDVEVPLPSNEFHRQFWLLFEYPESSNAARGVALVSIFVIVISIIIFCLETLPEFREDLEIFPTAGFYFNQTHPSGFPPSASPKTITSTFSDPFFIIETACIIWFFFELLVRFLVCPSKREFFNNIMNMIDIVSIIPYFVTLITEIVTTTNKSNTGQNMSLAILRIIRLVRVFRIFKLSRHSKGLQILGQTLKASMRELGLLIFFLFIGVILFSSAIYFAEVDDPKTQFVSIPDGFWWAVVTMTTVGYGDMCPITLGGKIVGTLCAIAGVLTIALPVPVIVSNFNYFYHRETDQEDKPPITETTDLKAGNNTKYGSSSSLNKANGNWQNDNSKY from the coding sequence ATGACGGTCCAGGCTGGAAGGATTGAGGTGGCGCTAGTTGACTTTGACAGTATGGAGAATAATGACGACGGCATGGACAACGGTGTGGACAACTTTAATGACCCAGACTATCCCAATGAGATGACGGCTTTGACGGTAGAAATTCCAGAGTTTGGGCCTGGCAGCACCTACTGCAATGCTGCAAAAGTGTCGCCGTATAAAGAGAAGACCCCATACAATATGGAAGCACCACAATCACCTGTCTTGCCTCCTCACACAAAGAGAGGACGTGCTAGCTGTGCTAGTCTAATTTCCAACTGGAAGTTACTAGTGAACAGTGAAGGAACACAAAGTGAGACGATCTTCAGTAGACTGGCCAAAGAATGCTACGAGGACTTGTTTGTTGATAAGCGAGCTCTTGACGATGGTGATCAGAAGGTCATCATTAACATCGCCGGTCTTCGCTTCGAAACCCGCCTGAGGACCCTCAACCAGTTCCCTGACACTCTTTTGGGCGACCCAATGAAAAGAATGGGCTATTTTGACCCGATGAGAAACGAGTACTTCTTTGACCGCAATCGTCCAAGCTTTGATGGGATCCTTTACTACTATCAGTCGGGGGGCAAGATTCGCCGGCCTGCGAATGTACCTTTAGATGTCTTCTCAGATGAGATCAACTTCTACGAGTTAGGACAGGAAGCCATGGACCAGTTCCGCGAGGAGGAAGGCTTTATCAAAGATGTGGAGGTCCCGTTGCCATCCAATGAGTTCCACAGGCAGTTCTGGCTCCTTTTTGAATACCCCGAGAGCTCAAACGCAGCCCGAGGGGTTGCTCTCGTTTCCATCTTCGTCATCGTCATCTCCATCATCATATTCTGCCTGGAGACTCTCCCAGAATTCCGTGAGGACCTGGAGATTTTTCCAACTGCTGGTTTTTACTTTAACCAAACACACCCCTCAGGTTTTCCTCCAAGCGCCTCTCCCAAAACCATCACCAGCACCTTCTCCGACCCCTTCTTCATCATTGAGACCGCTTGCATTATCTGGTTCTTCTTCGAGCTCCTGGTGCGTTTCCTGGTCTGCCCTAGCAAGCGAGAATTTTTCAACAACATCATGAACATGATTGACATTGTCTCCATTATTCCCTATTTTGTCACTTTGATAACTGAGATCGTGACCACCACCAATAAGTCCAACACAGGGCAGAATATGTCCCTGGCCATCCTGCGAATCATTAGATTAGTGCGAGTGTTCAGGATCTTTAAGCTTTCCAGACACTCCAAAGGGCTGCAGATTCTGGGCCAGACGCTCAAGGCCAGCATGAGGGAACTTGGGCTGCTCATCTTCTTTCTTTTCATCGGGGTCATTCTCTTCTCCAGCGCCATCTATTTCGCCGAGGTAGACGACCCCAAAACTCAGTTTGTTAGCATCCCTGATGGATTCTGGTGGGCAGTAGTTACCATGACCACCGTGGGTTATGGAGACATGTGTCCCATTACACTAGGCGGTAAGATTGTGGGCACTCTATGTGCCATTGCTGGGGTGTTGACCATCGCCCTGCCAGTGCCTGTaatagtttcaaatttcaactACTTTTACCATAGAGAGACAGATCAGGAAGACAAGCCACCCATAACTGAGACAACCGATTTAAAGGCAGGGAACAATACAAAATATGGAAGTAGTTCCTCTCTGAACAAGGCGAATGGCAACTGGCAGAATGACAATTCAAAGTATTAA